A single region of the Malaclemys terrapin pileata isolate rMalTer1 chromosome 2, rMalTer1.hap1, whole genome shotgun sequence genome encodes:
- the PTK2 gene encoding focal adhesion kinase 1 isoform X6 codes for MEKSGCSPFPICWAKEYDRYLASSKTMAAAYLDPNLNHTPSSSAKTHLSTGVERSPGAMERVLKVFHYFESSSEPTTWASIIRHGDATDVRGIIQKIVDSHKVKNVACYGLRLSHLQSEEVHWLHLDMGVSNVRERFELAHPPEEWK; via the exons aaTATGACAGATACCTAGCATCTAGCAAAACGATGGCAGCAGCTTACCTTGATCCAAACTTGAATCATACACCAAGTTCAAGTGCAAAGACACACCTCAGTACTGGGGTGGAGCGTTCCCCAGGGGCCATGGAACGAGTCTTAAAGGTCTTCCATTACTTTGAAAGTAGCAGTGAGCCAACAACGTGGGCCAGTATTATCCGGCACGGAGATGCAACTGATGTCCGG gGCATAATTCAGAAGATAGTGGACAGTCACAAAGTAAAGAATGTGGCCTGTTATGGATTACGGCTCAGTCACCTGCAATCTGAGGAGGTCCACTGGCTACATCTGGACATGGGTGTATCCAATGTGAGGGAGAGGTTTGAATTAGCCCACCCTCCAGAGGAATGGAAGTAA